Proteins from one Desulfonatronovibrio hydrogenovorans DSM 9292 genomic window:
- a CDS encoding GxxExxY protein, which produces MLYEELSYTIQGACFEVYRTMGCGFLESVYQECLEIEFSDRGIPFDSQKELDLEYKGKRLKQRYMPDFVCYGKIIIELKAVDKIASEHKAQVLNYLHATGMRLGLLVNFGHHPKLEWKRMII; this is translated from the coding sequence ATGCTTTACGAAGAACTGAGCTACACCATTCAAGGTGCCTGCTTCGAGGTTTACAGGACAATGGGCTGTGGATTTCTGGAGTCTGTATACCAGGAATGCCTTGAAATAGAATTTTCGGATCGCGGTATTCCCTTTGATTCCCAGAAGGAACTGGACCTGGAGTATAAGGGAAAACGTTTGAAACAGCGCTATATGCCGGACTTTGTGTGCTACGGGAAAATCATCATAGAGCTCAAGGCCGTGGACAAGATCGCATCGGAACATAAGGCTCAGGTGCTGAATTACCTGCACGCCACCGGGATGCGCCTGGGATTGTTGGTCAACTTTGGGCACCATCCAAAGCTTGAGTGGAAACGGATGATAATATAG
- a CDS encoding type II toxin-antitoxin system RelE/ParE family toxin: MPSRQCRRPDERNRQMKRLLIRSPSFVRAAKRFIKKRPECGDDLRKALTLLENDVFHPGLKAHKLQGRLSGSWACCVGYDLRIIFRLGRHEGQEAIFLETMGTHDEVY, from the coding sequence ATGCCATCCCGTCAGTGTAGACGACCTGATGAACGAAATCGTCAAATGAAGCGACTTCTGATTCGTTCTCCATCCTTCGTTCGTGCCGCCAAACGGTTTATCAAAAAACGTCCTGAATGTGGCGATGACCTACGAAAAGCGCTGACTTTGCTTGAGAACGATGTTTTCCATCCAGGTCTGAAAGCACATAAGCTTCAAGGCAGGTTATCAGGATCATGGGCATGCTGTGTCGGATATGATCTCAGGATTATCTTCCGTCTTGGTCGGCATGAAGGTCAAGAGGCCATTTTTCTGGAAACAATGGGTACGCATGATGAGGTATACTAA